CTTTCTTCAATAGCTTTCTGAAGCTCTTCTCGCGATAAGTAGAGACCCGAGAGGCTCTTCACTCCAAAAAGAAAATTGATAAAGCGACAAATGAGATCAAGGATAAAAACAATGGGTCGAAGAATATAGGACGTTAGGTGCAGAATAGGGATCCCCAACATACACACATTTTCCGCATAGCGACGCGCTGCAAACATCGGCGCAAGTTCAGCAAAAATAAGGACAATAAAAATTTGGGTGATCGGCGCCCAGTCAGGACTGAGGTCAAGTGAAGAATAAAAACGGCGTGCACACTCAGAACCAAACTGCATTGCAGTATTTATCCCTATAAGAGTGGTTCCAAAGAGTCTCGTGGGGTTGTTAAGGAGCCTGCTGAGCCATTTTGCCCTTCTATTTCCTTGACTCACGTAAAATTGGAGTCGGACCCGGTTGAAAGAAACTGCTGCCATTTCAAGCATCGAGTAAAACCCTTGGACAATCAGGGATACAACAATAAGAAGAAGAAAAAAAGTCCAATTAGCCATCTTTTTTCCTTTTGGCAGGCTTAAGATGACGAATATAGACACGTCGAACACGATTGTTGTCTGAAGCTAGAACATGGAAAAGAAAACCATGACGCTCGATTTTAGTTCCACTCTTCGGAATATCTCCGAGTTGTTCTGTAAGCCATCCTCCAATTGTCGCCATGTTATTTGGACTTTCTAAGTGGTAGTCAAAAATCTCCTCAAATTCGAGCAGTTCAAGCTTACCACTGGCTATAATGATATCAGAAGAAGCCCTAGTATAATGGCTTTTCTCATCCCGCCGATCGGCGATCTGTCCAATGACTGTTTCTACAAGATCTTCAAGGGTAATGAGCCCCGAAACAGATCCATACTCATCAACAACCATGACCATTGTTTCTTGCAACTTGTAAAAATGCTCAAGAAGTGCCCTGCTAAGCATCGATTCTGGAACATAATTGGGTTTTCTCAAGAATGGGATGATGTCGTGACTTGACTTTAAGTGATTGCGATGGAGAAAGAAGCTCCCACTTGTCATGATTCCCAAGACATTTTCAATCGACCCATTACACACCGGGATGCATGTACACTCTTCATCAACAAAAAGGTGAATAAGAGCTGAAAGAGGGTCATTAATGTTAAAAAACAAAACCTCGCTCCTAGGACACATCAACTCTTTTACAAGATCTTCTTCTAAGTTGAGATATCCTCGGACAAGCTTTGCTTCCTCACTGCTCACTGCTCCTGTTTGTTGAGAACTGCGCAAGGCTATTTTCAGCTCTTCAATTTCAATATCGCTCTCTTTTCGAAGATAAAAGAAAAAAAATTTTGAAATTCCTGTTGTGATAAATGTGAT
The window above is part of the Candidatus Neptunochlamydia sp. REUL1 genome. Proteins encoded here:
- a CDS encoding hemolysin family protein; translation: MTLPTLIVILVVLIFTSGFLSASETALFSLSSMKVRAFRLGEDPRGRLIARLLSEPRKLLVTILMLNVVMNILVQNVVSGIFGTFTSWPLTVGVPLALTLIFGEVIPKSIAYPKNTWIAYRVSPIIRGVEVFLKPLRDAITFITTGISKFFFFYLRKESDIEIEELKIALRSSQQTGAVSSEEAKLVRGYLNLEEDLVKELMCPRSEVLFFNINDPLSALIHLFVDEECTCIPVCNGSIENVLGIMTSGSFFLHRNHLKSSHDIIPFLRKPNYVPESMLSRALLEHFYKLQETMVMVVDEYGSVSGLITLEDLVETVIGQIADRRDEKSHYTRASSDIIIASGKLELLEFEEIFDYHLESPNNMATIGGWLTEQLGDIPKSGTKIERHGFLFHVLASDNNRVRRVYIRHLKPAKRKKDG